A single window of Pseudomonas benzenivorans DNA harbors:
- a CDS encoding NAD(P)H-dependent glycerol-3-phosphate dehydrogenase → MTEQQPIAVLGGGSFGTALANLLAENGRHVLHWMRDPEQVEAILTTRENPRYLKGVKIHPDVEPLSDLGKVLAGCQLVFVALPSSALRQALQPVAEQLAGKLLISTTKGIEAHSFKLMSQILEEIAPQARIGVLSGPNLAKEVAEHALTATVIASEDELLCQEVQAALHGRTFRVYASGDRFGVELGGALKNVYAIMAGMAAAMGMGENTRSMLITRALAEMTRFAVQLGANPMTFLGLAGVGDLIVTCSSPKSRNYQVGFALGEGLSLEDAVERLGEVAEGVNTIKVLKTKAEEMQVYMPLVAGLHAILFEGRTLGQVIELLMLAEPKTDVDFISTTGF, encoded by the coding sequence ATGACTGAGCAGCAACCCATCGCCGTGCTCGGCGGCGGCAGCTTCGGCACCGCGCTGGCAAACCTGCTGGCGGAGAACGGTCGGCATGTCCTGCATTGGATGCGCGACCCAGAGCAGGTCGAGGCCATCCTGACCACCCGGGAGAACCCGCGCTACCTCAAGGGCGTGAAGATTCATCCCGACGTAGAACCCCTCAGCGACCTCGGCAAGGTCCTCGCCGGTTGCCAACTGGTGTTCGTGGCGCTGCCTTCCAGCGCCTTGCGCCAGGCCCTGCAGCCTGTGGCGGAACAACTGGCCGGCAAACTGCTGATCAGCACCACCAAGGGGATCGAGGCGCACAGCTTCAAGCTGATGAGCCAGATCCTCGAGGAGATCGCCCCCCAGGCACGCATCGGTGTGCTGTCCGGGCCGAATCTGGCCAAGGAAGTGGCCGAGCACGCGCTGACCGCCACGGTGATCGCCAGCGAGGACGAGTTGCTCTGTCAGGAGGTGCAGGCCGCGCTGCATGGTCGCACCTTCCGCGTCTACGCCAGCGGCGACCGCTTCGGCGTCGAGCTGGGCGGCGCGCTGAAGAACGTCTACGCCATCATGGCCGGCATGGCCGCCGCGATGGGGATGGGCGAGAACACCAGGAGCATGCTGATCACCCGCGCATTGGCGGAGATGACCCGCTTCGCCGTGCAGCTGGGTGCCAACCCCATGACCTTCCTCGGCCTGGCCGGCGTAGGTGACCTGATCGTGACCTGCTCCTCGCCGAAGAGTCGCAACTACCAGGTCGGTTTTGCCCTGGGCGAAGGCCTCAGTCTGGAGGACGCGGTTGAACGTCTCGGCGAGGTGGCGGAAGGGGTCAATACCATCAAGGTACTCAAGACCAAGGCCGAGGAAATGCAGGTCTATATGCCGCTGGTGGCGGGCCTGCATGCCATTCTGTTCGAGGGCCGTACCCTCGGGCAGGTGATCGAGCTGCTGATGCTGGCCGAACCAAAGACCGACGTCGATTTCATTTCCACCACGGGTTTCTAA
- a CDS encoding DUF4389 domain-containing protein produces MSEESKELERESILLRILWMVLFTIVWQLAELVLGAVVLIQLGYRLFYGAPSASLLGFGDSLSQYLAQIGRFGTFNSDDKPWPFSDWPTPRAPQGEAPHSVPPAPHPVRDEEPKL; encoded by the coding sequence ATGAGCGAAGAGAGTAAAGAGCTGGAGCGCGAATCCATCCTGTTGCGGATTCTGTGGATGGTGCTGTTCACCATCGTCTGGCAACTGGCCGAACTGGTGCTCGGCGCCGTGGTGCTGATCCAGCTGGGCTACCGGCTGTTCTATGGTGCGCCGAGTGCCAGTCTGCTTGGCTTCGGCGACAGCCTCAGCCAGTACCTGGCGCAGATCGGTCGCTTCGGCACCTTCAACAGCGATGACAAGCCCTGGCCATTCTCCGATTGGCCGACCCCGCGCGCACCGCAGGGCGAAGCGCCGCACTCGGTGCCGCCAGCCCCGCACCCGGTGCGCGACGAAGAGCCGAAGCTGTGA
- the sixA gene encoding phosphohistidine phosphatase SixA: MRLWLLRHGEAQAQAATDAERALTPRGCAEVTQVAVQLQGRPLTMLLVSPYVRTRQTAALVVEALGFAGPVQTVPWLTPDSDPLEVLRRLDRYDSGELLLVTHQPLVGALAGLLVHGHRQQPLAMHTASLAELEGDMLAAGIMDLLALVHPQ; the protein is encoded by the coding sequence ATGAGGTTGTGGTTGCTGCGTCATGGCGAGGCTCAGGCCCAGGCCGCCACCGATGCCGAGCGCGCCTTGACCCCTCGCGGCTGCGCCGAGGTCACCCAGGTGGCGGTGCAGTTGCAGGGGCGGCCGCTGACGATGTTGCTCGTCAGCCCCTACGTGCGGACCCGGCAAACCGCGGCCCTGGTGGTCGAGGCGCTGGGCTTCGCCGGCCCTGTGCAAACGGTACCCTGGCTGACCCCAGACAGCGATCCGCTCGAGGTGCTGCGCCGGCTGGATCGCTACGACAGCGGTGAATTGTTGCTGGTTACTCATCAGCCCCTGGTCGGCGCCTTGGCCGGGCTGCTGGTCCATGGCCATCGTCAGCAGCCGCTGGCCATGCACACCGCCAGCCTGGCGGAGCTGGAGGGCGATATGCTGGCTGCCGGGATCATGGATCTGCTGGCCCTGGTACACCCACAGTAA
- a CDS encoding AMP-binding protein: MVDAIRMPLAVFYQRESNHPHKRYLVQPLTDGTLQELSWAEVGEQARRAANWLRSRELPQGSRIAILSKNCAHWIVCDLAIWMAGHVSVPLYPNLTAESVSQVLAHSEAALLFVGKLDDWPSMASGVPDDLATVALPLHAAGDYTYQWHDLQRCAPIRDDPQPAADQLATIIYTSGTTGNPKGVMHSFGNFGFAASHAIELFSVGEDDRVLSYLPLCHVAERMFVELASLYAGQTVFFADSLETFVADLRRARPTVIFGVPRIWSKFQMGVYSKTSAQKLDLLLKIPVIGRILGRRVLAGLGLDAVRYALSGAAPIPEALLTWYQRLGLEVLEIYGMTENCGYSHVCRPGQFRSGWIGHHNPGVEVRIAADGEVQVRSGTTMQGYYKDPEKTTEALTEDGFLRTGDKGEQDAEGNLRLTGRIKEIFKTSKGKYVAPAPIENRLAVHSRIEQVCVVGDGLPQPLALCVLSEAGRREAANGARSALENSLKTLLEEINGRLDPHERLQGLVLVKDVWAVDNGFLTPTLKIKRNVIEGAYAGQYGEWGSRREALLWQE; encoded by the coding sequence ATGGTCGATGCTATCCGTATGCCGCTGGCGGTGTTCTACCAGCGCGAATCCAATCACCCGCACAAGCGCTATCTGGTACAGCCCCTGACCGATGGCACATTGCAGGAGCTGAGCTGGGCGGAGGTGGGCGAACAGGCGCGGCGGGCCGCCAACTGGCTGCGCAGCCGGGAGCTGCCGCAGGGCAGTCGCATCGCCATCCTGTCGAAGAACTGCGCGCACTGGATCGTCTGCGACTTGGCGATCTGGATGGCCGGGCATGTCTCGGTGCCGCTCTATCCCAATCTCACCGCCGAATCGGTAAGCCAGGTTCTGGCGCATTCCGAGGCCGCGTTGCTGTTCGTCGGCAAGCTGGACGACTGGCCAAGCATGGCGTCAGGCGTTCCGGATGACCTGGCCACCGTGGCCTTGCCGCTGCACGCCGCAGGCGACTACACCTACCAGTGGCATGACCTGCAGCGTTGCGCGCCGATCCGCGACGATCCCCAACCGGCGGCCGACCAGCTCGCCACCATCATCTATACCTCCGGTACCACGGGCAATCCCAAAGGCGTGATGCACAGCTTCGGCAACTTCGGCTTTGCCGCCAGCCACGCCATCGAACTGTTCTCCGTCGGCGAGGACGACCGGGTGCTGTCCTACCTGCCGCTATGTCATGTGGCCGAACGCATGTTCGTCGAGTTGGCATCGCTCTACGCCGGGCAGACGGTATTTTTCGCCGACAGCCTGGAGACCTTCGTTGCCGACCTGCGGCGCGCCCGACCCACGGTGATCTTCGGTGTGCCGCGCATCTGGAGCAAGTTTCAGATGGGCGTGTACAGCAAGACGTCTGCGCAGAAACTCGACCTGCTGCTGAAGATTCCCGTCATCGGCCGGATACTCGGCCGGCGCGTGCTCGCTGGTCTGGGACTGGATGCCGTGCGCTATGCCTTGTCCGGCGCCGCGCCGATTCCGGAGGCGTTGCTCACCTGGTACCAGCGCCTGGGACTGGAGGTGCTGGAGATCTACGGCATGACCGAAAACTGTGGCTATTCCCACGTTTGCCGGCCGGGCCAATTCAGGTCAGGCTGGATCGGTCACCACAACCCCGGTGTCGAGGTGCGCATCGCCGCAGACGGCGAGGTACAGGTTCGCAGCGGCACCACCATGCAGGGTTATTACAAGGACCCGGAAAAAACCACCGAGGCGCTCACCGAAGACGGTTTCCTGCGCACCGGTGACAAGGGCGAGCAGGACGCGGAGGGCAACCTGCGCCTGACCGGGCGAATCAAGGAGATCTTCAAGACCAGCAAGGGCAAGTACGTTGCCCCGGCGCCGATCGAGAACCGCCTGGCCGTGCATTCGCGCATCGAGCAGGTGTGCGTGGTCGGCGATGGCCTGCCACAGCCTTTGGCCTTGTGCGTGTTGTCCGAGGCCGGTCGCCGGGAGGCCGCCAATGGCGCCCGCAGCGCCCTGGAAAACAGCCTCAAGACCCTGCTCGAGGAGATCAACGGCCGGCTCGATCCGCATGAGCGCCTGCAGGGGCTGGTACTGGTCAAGGACGTCTGGGCCGTGGACAACGGATTTCTCACGCCCACCTTGAAGATCAAACGCAATGTGATCGAAGGGGCCTATGCCGGGCAATACGGCGAATGGGGCTCGCGCCGCGAGGCACTGCTGTGGCAGGAGTGA
- a CDS encoding alpha/beta fold hydrolase translates to MSQSVFFAHANGFPSATYGKLFAALAPDYDVQHLEQHGHDPRFPVNDNWGNLVDELIHHLEASAAPVWGVGHSLGGVLHYHAALQRPDLYRGLVMLDSPLLTLADQLVIRAAKRFGFIDRITPAGRTLGRREAFADFDEARHYFAAKPLFRRFDPECLDAYVRHGLHSSGTQLRLRFDPATEISIYRSVPHTSPGQPQQLQVPLAMVRGRHSRVVLPHHTRLVRRVPKGEHLTLPGGHMFPLERPQETAELLRALFARWAGHADMKQSA, encoded by the coding sequence ATGTCTCAGTCCGTGTTCTTCGCCCATGCCAACGGCTTTCCCTCGGCCACCTACGGCAAATTATTCGCCGCCCTGGCGCCAGACTATGACGTGCAGCACCTGGAGCAGCATGGGCATGACCCGCGCTTTCCGGTCAATGACAACTGGGGCAATCTGGTCGACGAGCTGATTCATCACCTCGAGGCAAGCGCCGCGCCGGTCTGGGGCGTGGGGCACTCACTCGGTGGCGTGCTGCATTACCACGCTGCCCTGCAACGACCGGATCTCTATCGTGGGCTGGTGATGCTCGACTCGCCGCTGCTGACCCTGGCCGACCAGCTGGTCATTCGCGCGGCCAAGCGTTTCGGCTTCATCGACCGCATCACGCCGGCCGGGCGCACCCTCGGGCGTCGCGAAGCGTTTGCCGACTTCGACGAGGCGCGGCACTATTTTGCCGCCAAACCGCTGTTCCGCCGATTCGATCCGGAATGCCTGGACGCCTACGTGCGACATGGTTTGCACAGCAGCGGCACGCAGCTGCGGCTGCGCTTCGATCCGGCCACCGAGATCAGCATCTACCGCAGCGTGCCGCACACCAGTCCGGGGCAGCCGCAGCAGTTGCAGGTGCCCCTGGCGATGGTGCGTGGCCGCCACAGCCGTGTGGTGCTGCCACACCATACCCGGCTGGTGCGCCGTGTGCCCAAGGGCGAGCACCTGACCCTGCCCGGTGGCCATATGTTTCCGCTGGAGCGCCCGCAGGAGACCGCCGAACTGCTCAGGGCGCTGTTCGCTCGCTGGGCTGGCCACGCCGACATGAAGCAATCTGCATGA
- a CDS encoding alpha/beta fold hydrolase has product MSLVFEEVRLRLPHIELAAHLYGPADGAPVIALHGWLDNAASFARLAPKLPGLRIVALDFAGHGHSDHRPAGAGYAIWDYVHDVLQVAEQFGWQRFSLLGHSMGAIVSVLLAGALPERVERLALIDGLIPYTGEADSAPQRLGEALVAQMALTGKRKPVYAEFARAVEARMRGIGAVSREAAELLAQRGLMPVPGGYTWRTDSRLTLPSPLRLTRAHAMAFIQRLQCPVNLVLAEQGMLTAQPQFAELLSDRPITLSRLPGGHHLHLDDEAGAQAVADCFKAFLRSP; this is encoded by the coding sequence ATGAGCCTGGTATTCGAGGAAGTACGCCTGCGCCTGCCCCATATCGAGCTGGCCGCGCACCTCTACGGTCCCGCCGATGGCGCGCCGGTGATCGCCCTGCACGGCTGGCTGGACAACGCCGCCAGTTTCGCCCGGCTGGCGCCCAAGCTGCCCGGATTGCGCATCGTGGCCCTGGACTTTGCCGGGCACGGCCATTCCGACCATCGCCCAGCCGGCGCCGGCTACGCGATCTGGGATTACGTGCACGACGTGCTGCAGGTCGCCGAGCAGTTCGGCTGGCAGCGCTTTTCCCTGCTTGGCCACTCCATGGGGGCCATCGTCTCCGTTTTGCTGGCCGGGGCCCTGCCGGAGCGGGTCGAGCGCCTGGCGCTGATCGATGGCCTGATTCCCTACACCGGCGAGGCTGACAGCGCGCCGCAGCGCCTGGGGGAGGCGCTTGTGGCGCAGATGGCACTGACGGGCAAGCGCAAACCGGTCTACGCCGAGTTTGCCCGGGCCGTGGAGGCGCGCATGCGCGGCATCGGCGCGGTCAGCCGCGAGGCCGCCGAGTTGTTGGCCCAGCGCGGCTTGATGCCGGTGCCGGGTGGCTATACTTGGCGGACGGACAGCCGGCTGACCTTGCCGTCGCCGCTGCGCCTGACCCGTGCCCATGCCATGGCGTTCATCCAGCGTTTGCAGTGTCCGGTCAATCTGGTACTGGCGGAGCAGGGGATGCTCACGGCGCAGCCGCAGTTCGCGGAGTTGTTGAGCGATCGGCCGATCACCCTGAGTCGCTTGCCGGGTGGGCATCATTTGCACCTGGATGACGAGGCGGGGGCACAGGCGGTAGCAGACTGTTTCAAAGCTTTCTTGCGCTCGCCTTGA
- a CDS encoding DUF4892 domain-containing protein gives MRCLSLIGVLVASTASWAADMPGSRDLDVLPRFPGARIVAFAESAGEERVYPQGAIRRISGKLRYEQQVQTKGQLTSVTYELPRTHTAGEVFTAAREALQAQDAELLYWCEGRECGPSSLWANAVFDRAKLYGSDDQQSYVLMRLAEPQQQSLLALYSITRGNRRAYLHAELLAADAALGEVLPTPATLLRELRSSGELRLSRQAEPSPAWIKLLARSLNLDSTLRVSLAGPQAEAWREALVEQRVRAARLELGDTEVPGLRVTVLR, from the coding sequence ATGCGGTGCCTCAGTTTGATAGGTGTGCTAGTGGCCAGCACGGCGTCCTGGGCGGCGGATATGCCCGGCAGTCGCGACCTGGATGTCCTGCCGCGCTTTCCCGGCGCCCGGATAGTCGCCTTCGCGGAGTCCGCCGGTGAGGAGCGGGTTTACCCGCAAGGGGCGATCCGCCGCATCAGCGGCAAGCTGCGTTATGAGCAGCAAGTCCAGACCAAGGGCCAGCTGACCTCGGTGACTTACGAGTTGCCGCGCACCCACACCGCCGGCGAGGTATTCACCGCCGCCCGTGAAGCCTTGCAGGCCCAGGATGCCGAGTTGCTGTACTGGTGCGAGGGCCGCGAGTGCGGGCCGAGCAGCCTGTGGGCCAACGCGGTGTTCGATCGCGCCAAGCTCTATGGCTCCGACGATCAGCAGTCCTATGTGCTGATGCGCCTGGCCGAGCCCCAACAGCAGAGCCTCCTGGCGCTCTACAGCATCACCCGTGGCAATCGCCGGGCCTACCTGCATGCCGAGCTGCTCGCTGCGGACGCGGCGCTCGGCGAAGTCCTGCCGACGCCTGCCACCTTGCTGCGCGAATTGCGTAGCAGCGGCGAACTGCGTCTGTCGCGCCAAGCCGAACCCAGCCCTGCCTGGATCAAGCTGCTGGCGCGCAGCCTCAATCTCGACAGCACCCTGCGGGTCAGCCTGGCCGGTCCCCAGGCCGAAGCCTGGCGTGAGGCGCTGGTCGAACAACGGGTGCGCGCCGCACGTCTGGAGCTGGGCGACACCGAGGTGCCCGGGCTGCGCGTCACTGTCCTGCGCTAG
- a CDS encoding AI-2E family transporter → MLNNDRLLVQILLLGLLGASLWVLAPFWSALFWAGVLAFASWPLMRLLTHWLNGRQAAAAGLLTFGWIVLVAVPLVLLGFNLADHVRDATALIKGLQVEGLPPPPTWLAGLPLVGETLVSAWQTVDQQGSAFFATLRPYLGQVGNWLLARSAQIGGGMLELALSLVLVFFFYRDGPRLAAFVHSLLDRLIGPRSDHYLELVAGTVQRVVNGVIGTAAAQGLLAMIGFYIAGVPGALLLGIVTFVLSLIPMGPPLVWLPATAWLISQGDYGFAVFLGIWGFFVISGVDNILKPYLISRGGNLPLVVVLLGVFGGILAFGFMGLFLGPTVLAVAYSLLSDWVANKAPPPDEGPPAGLNL, encoded by the coding sequence ATGCTCAATAACGACCGCCTGTTGGTGCAGATTCTGCTCCTCGGGCTTCTCGGCGCGAGCCTGTGGGTGCTGGCGCCGTTCTGGTCGGCGCTGTTCTGGGCGGGGGTGCTGGCTTTTGCCAGCTGGCCGCTGATGCGCCTGCTGACCCACTGGCTGAACGGCCGACAAGCCGCGGCGGCGGGGTTGCTGACCTTCGGCTGGATCGTTCTGGTGGCCGTGCCCCTGGTGCTGCTGGGTTTCAACCTGGCCGATCACGTGCGCGACGCCACGGCCTTGATCAAGGGCCTTCAGGTCGAGGGCCTGCCACCGCCGCCCACCTGGCTGGCGGGCTTGCCGCTGGTGGGGGAGACGCTGGTGTCGGCCTGGCAAACGGTCGATCAGCAGGGCTCGGCGTTCTTCGCCACCCTGCGTCCCTACCTGGGCCAGGTCGGCAACTGGCTGCTGGCGCGCAGCGCGCAGATCGGCGGGGGGATGCTGGAGCTGGCCCTGAGCCTGGTCCTGGTGTTCTTTTTCTATCGCGACGGCCCGCGGCTGGCGGCGTTCGTCCACAGCCTGCTCGACCGTCTGATCGGCCCGCGCTCCGATCATTACCTGGAACTGGTCGCCGGCACCGTGCAGCGCGTGGTCAACGGGGTGATCGGCACCGCCGCGGCCCAGGGCCTGCTGGCGATGATCGGCTTCTACATCGCCGGTGTGCCGGGAGCGCTGCTGCTGGGCATCGTCACATTCGTCCTCAGCCTGATACCCATGGGGCCGCCCCTGGTGTGGCTGCCGGCCACGGCCTGGCTGATCAGCCAGGGGGACTATGGTTTCGCCGTGTTCCTCGGTATCTGGGGCTTCTTCGTGATCAGCGGGGTGGATAACATCCTCAAACCCTACCTGATCAGCCGTGGCGGCAATTTGCCCCTGGTGGTGGTCCTGCTCGGCGTATTCGGCGGCATTCTGGCCTTCGGTTTCATGGGCCTGTTTCTCGGGCCGACGGTACTGGCCGTGGCCTACAGTCTGCTCAGCGACTGGGTGGCGAACAAGGCGCCGCCGCCCGACGAAGGGCCACCGGCAGGCCTTAACCTCTAG
- a CDS encoding patatin-like phospholipase family protein has product MTKRVALVLGAGGARGYAHIGVIEELEARGYEIACIAGCSMGAVVGGIYAAGKLKEYRDWTQSLDYLDVLRLLDVSFRLGAIRGERVFGQIREIVGEINIEELPIPFTAVATDLTNQQEIWFQEGCLHQAMRASAAIPSLFTPVIQGKRMLVDGGLLNPLPIVPVVSSHCDLIVAVNLNSTNQKHYELPVIERPLALRGRFDQMMTSLGSRLPSFRRKEGEEEDELLLLENPASAPVAASQASDRTSSQSSAAEQESAAAPKSASGSRVADLSGPASLLELINQSFEVMQTSLAQYKIAGYPPDILINVPRRACRFFEFYKAPELVMLGQMIAREALDKYERGDC; this is encoded by the coding sequence ATGACTAAGCGAGTGGCGCTGGTCTTGGGGGCTGGTGGTGCGCGGGGTTACGCGCACATCGGCGTGATTGAGGAGCTGGAGGCGCGTGGCTATGAGATCGCCTGCATCGCCGGCTGTTCCATGGGCGCGGTGGTCGGAGGTATCTACGCCGCCGGCAAGCTCAAGGAGTATCGGGACTGGACCCAGAGCCTGGATTACCTCGACGTGCTGCGCCTGCTCGATGTGAGCTTTCGCCTCGGCGCCATTCGCGGCGAGCGGGTCTTCGGGCAGATCCGCGAAATCGTCGGCGAAATCAATATCGAAGAACTGCCGATCCCCTTCACCGCCGTGGCCACCGACCTGACCAACCAGCAGGAGATCTGGTTTCAGGAGGGCTGCCTGCACCAGGCCATGCGTGCTTCGGCGGCGATCCCGAGCCTGTTCACCCCGGTGATCCAGGGCAAGCGCATGCTGGTCGACGGTGGCCTGCTCAATCCACTGCCGATCGTTCCCGTGGTGTCCAGCCACTGCGACCTGATCGTCGCGGTCAATCTCAACTCGACCAATCAGAAACACTACGAGTTGCCGGTCATCGAGCGGCCCCTGGCACTCAGGGGCCGCTTCGACCAGATGATGACCTCATTGGGCTCGCGCCTGCCTTCGTTCCGCCGCAAGGAAGGGGAAGAGGAGGATGAGCTGCTGCTCCTGGAGAATCCGGCGAGCGCCCCGGTGGCGGCCAGCCAGGCCAGCGATCGAACGTCATCCCAGAGCAGTGCTGCCGAACAGGAAAGCGCGGCGGCGCCCAAGTCGGCCAGCGGCTCGCGGGTTGCCGACCTGAGCGGGCCGGCCTCCCTGCTGGAGCTGATCAACCAGAGCTTCGAGGTCATGCAGACCTCCCTGGCGCAGTACAAGATCGCCGGCTACCCGCCGGACATCCTGATCAACGTGCCCCGACGCGCCTGCCGCTTCTTCGAGTTTTACAAGGCGCCGGAGCTGGTCATGCTCGGCCAGATGATCGCCCGCGAGGCCTTGGACAAGTATGAACGCGGCGACTGCTGA
- the selD gene encoding selenide, water dikinase SelD codes for MSAPIRLTQYSHGAGCGCKISPKVLEVILAGSGAQNLDPRLWVGNASRDDAAVYAIDDERGVVSTTDFFMPIVDDPYDFGRIAATNAISDIYAMGGDPLMAIAILGWPVNVLAPEVAREVIRGGRAVCDEAGIPLAGGHSIDAPEPIFGLAVTGLVDKRHMKRNDTATAGCKLYLSKPLGIGILTTAEKQAKLRAEDIGLARDWMCTLNKPGSRFGKLAGVTAMTDVTGFGLLGHLVEMADGSGLTARIEFAKVPRLASVEYYLEQGCVPGGTLRNFDSYGEKIAPIAELHKQLLCDPQTSGGLLIAVTPEGEAEFLAVAAELGLALEPIGELLERRQHAVEVL; via the coding sequence ATGAGCGCGCCCATTCGATTGACCCAGTACAGCCACGGTGCCGGCTGCGGCTGCAAGATTTCCCCGAAGGTCCTGGAAGTGATACTCGCCGGTAGCGGCGCGCAGAATCTCGACCCGCGCCTGTGGGTCGGCAACGCATCGCGCGACGACGCCGCTGTGTATGCCATCGACGATGAGCGCGGGGTGGTGTCCACCACGGACTTCTTCATGCCGATCGTCGACGACCCCTATGATTTCGGCCGGATCGCCGCGACCAATGCCATCAGCGACATCTATGCCATGGGCGGCGACCCGCTGATGGCCATCGCCATTCTCGGCTGGCCGGTGAACGTGCTGGCGCCCGAAGTGGCCCGCGAGGTCATTCGTGGCGGCCGCGCGGTATGTGACGAGGCGGGCATCCCGCTGGCGGGCGGTCATTCCATCGACGCGCCCGAGCCGATCTTCGGCCTGGCGGTCACCGGCCTGGTGGACAAACGCCATATGAAACGCAACGACACCGCCACGGCCGGCTGCAAGCTGTACCTGAGCAAGCCCCTGGGCATCGGCATCCTCACCACGGCGGAAAAGCAGGCCAAACTGCGGGCCGAGGACATCGGCCTGGCGCGGGACTGGATGTGCACCCTGAACAAGCCCGGCAGCCGTTTCGGCAAGCTGGCCGGGGTGACGGCGATGACCGACGTCACCGGCTTCGGGCTGCTCGGCCATCTGGTCGAGATGGCCGACGGCAGCGGTCTGACCGCGCGCATCGAGTTCGCCAAGGTGCCGCGGCTGGCCAGCGTCGAGTACTACCTGGAGCAAGGCTGCGTGCCCGGCGGCACCCTGCGGAACTTCGACAGTTACGGGGAAAAAATTGCGCCGATCGCGGAACTGCACAAGCAACTGCTGTGCGACCCGCAGACCAGCGGTGGCCTGTTGATTGCGGTGACGCCAGAGGGCGAGGCCGAGTTCCTGGCGGTGGCCGCGGAGCTGGGCCTGGCGCTGGAGCCGATCGGCGAGTTGCTCGAGCGCCGGCAGCACGCGGTCGAGGTGCTTTGA
- the mnmH gene encoding tRNA 2-selenouridine(34) synthase MnmH, with product MRDNTSDYRQLFLDGAPMMDARAPVEFAKGAFPGVVNLPLMDDSERQRVGTCYKQQGQQAAIELGHQLVSGSLKAERIAAWATFARANPNGYLYCFRGGLRSQIVQQWLKSEAGIEYPRVIGGYKAMRSFLIDTTEQALAECQFILVGGMTGTGKTEVIAQLGNSLDLEGHANHRGSSFGKRATGQPVQIDFENALAIDILRKRATGHRQFVLEDEGRLIGRCSLPLELYQGMQEFPLVWLEDSLAGRTERILKDYVIDLCAEFLEQFGAETGFKAFAERLQQSLANILKRLGGERYQRLAAIMDQALLEQERSGAVDLHRGWIEALLVEYYDPMYAFQRENKSGRIEFVGEQAAVLEYLRQRANS from the coding sequence ATGCGCGACAATACCAGCGACTATCGCCAGCTGTTCCTCGACGGCGCGCCGATGATGGATGCCCGGGCACCGGTGGAGTTTGCCAAGGGCGCGTTCCCCGGGGTGGTCAACCTGCCGCTGATGGACGACAGCGAGCGGCAGAGGGTTGGCACCTGCTACAAGCAGCAGGGCCAGCAGGCCGCCATCGAGCTCGGTCATCAACTGGTCAGCGGCTCGCTCAAGGCCGAGCGCATCGCTGCCTGGGCCACCTTCGCCCGAGCCAATCCGAACGGCTATCTGTACTGTTTTCGCGGCGGCCTGCGTTCGCAGATCGTCCAGCAATGGCTGAAAAGCGAGGCGGGCATCGAGTACCCGCGGGTGATCGGCGGCTACAAGGCGATGCGCAGTTTCCTCATCGATACTACCGAGCAGGCGCTGGCCGAGTGTCAGTTCATCCTGGTCGGCGGCATGACCGGCACCGGCAAGACCGAGGTCATCGCCCAGCTGGGTAACAGCCTGGATCTGGAGGGGCACGCCAACCACCGCGGCTCCAGCTTCGGCAAGCGTGCCACCGGGCAGCCTGTGCAGATCGATTTCGAGAACGCCCTGGCGATCGATATCCTGAGAAAGCGCGCCACCGGGCATCGGCAGTTCGTCCTCGAGGACGAGGGGCGGCTGATCGGCCGCTGTTCGTTGCCCCTGGAGTTGTACCAGGGCATGCAGGAGTTTCCGCTGGTCTGGCTGGAAGACAGCCTGGCCGGGCGTACCGAGCGTATCCTCAAGGATTACGTGATCGATCTGTGCGCCGAGTTTCTCGAGCAGTTCGGCGCAGAGACCGGCTTCAAGGCCTTTGCCGAACGCCTGCAGCAGAGCCTGGCGAACATCCTCAAGCGCCTGGGTGGCGAGCGCTATCAGCGCCTGGCAGCGATCATGGATCAGGCCTTGCTGGAGCAGGAACGCAGCGGCGCGGTTGACCTGCACCGCGGCTGGATCGAGGCGCTGCTGGTGGAGTACTACGATCCCATGTATGCCTTCCAGCGGGAAAACAAATCCGGACGTATCGAGTTCGTCGGCGAGCAGGCGGCGGTGCTGGAGTACCTGCGCCAGCGGGCCAATTCCTGA